A genomic window from Xenorhabdus cabanillasii includes:
- a CDS encoding amino acid adenylation domain-containing protein has translation MVFKNYVTWQQQWLNSKSAKKQQNFWRNNLAGHLNTLQWPNIKWSTENNSLKNTPAPLTDKITISRLIPDMLANKLRAMASEYGNSLFAIFLAAYQILLNRYTEQNDIIIGSMMPGRSRAHWGKLVGEFVNPVALRGQINGDMSVREHILQAQKSIRQAIENQKYPFAKVLEQLKLQRHAETHPVFQTLMTFQQPRYIGDLLLLWMDEDNSTTVHWGGAELQSFSYPLYADTPVPLMLNILEVNTQIRCYFHYDPQLFDTELIHQLMKNFFVLLTSMADNEQQKIDHLPLMDEQELQQILCNFNTTNKAFPQQTLIHQLVEQQVTRTPNAIALIYDNHKLSYAELNRQANQLAHALVEFGVCPDDRIAICMERSLDMVVGLLGILKAGAAYVPLDPEYPIDRLNHILSDSHPILVLTHQDLKRHLPETSIPVWRWGSEELQTKMTVQEENNLSVTDLGLTSRHLAYVLYTSGSTGLPKGVMNEHRGVVNRLLWAKDEYQLNQHDRVLQKTPFSFDVSVWEFFLPLLSGAQLVIARPNGHKDPVYLLEEIELRGITTIHFVPSMLHSFIHHTPAKRCPSLRQILCSGEALSYSLQQKCFSHLPHSELHNLYGPTEAAIDVTSWRCRSEKHSALVPIGYPIANTKIYILDKYEQPVPIGITGEIYIGGIGVARGYLNRPELTTERFIPDPFSNNKDARMYKTGDLGRWLPDGSIDYLGRNDFQVKIRGNRIELGEIETCLTQCAGVQHAIVIVHEYDATDKRLVAYLIPESDITLSIPKLREQLSINLPDYMIPSAFVMLDAFPLTLNGKLDRQALPVPNHSAVITQEYVAPQGEIEEQLANIWQMLLKIKRIGRHDNFFELGGNSLLVLQQQSRIWEIFGVELSVQQLFSHTTLSQLKECIVDAQLLQFDAELLKSIYKSMN, from the coding sequence ATAGTTTTCAAAAACTATGTTACATGGCAGCAGCAATGGCTGAACAGTAAAAGTGCAAAAAAACAACAAAATTTCTGGCGTAATAATTTGGCCGGTCATCTGAATACACTACAGTGGCCAAACATAAAATGGTCAACAGAAAATAACTCTCTTAAAAACACACCAGCACCATTAACTGATAAGATCACAATTTCCCGCCTGATCCCAGATATGTTAGCGAATAAACTCCGCGCTATGGCTTCTGAATATGGGAACAGTCTGTTTGCTATTTTTCTGGCTGCATACCAAATTTTATTGAATCGCTACACAGAGCAGAACGATATTATTATAGGCTCAATGATGCCGGGGAGAAGCCGTGCACATTGGGGAAAATTAGTCGGTGAATTTGTTAATCCGGTCGCATTACGTGGTCAAATTAACGGTGATATGAGCGTTCGTGAACATATTCTACAAGCTCAGAAAAGTATCCGTCAGGCTATTGAAAATCAAAAATATCCCTTTGCTAAAGTACTGGAGCAACTCAAGTTACAACGCCATGCAGAAACTCATCCCGTTTTCCAGACTTTGATGACTTTTCAACAGCCTCGATATATTGGTGACCTATTATTGTTATGGATGGACGAAGATAATAGTACGACAGTACATTGGGGAGGTGCAGAATTACAGTCCTTCTCCTATCCCCTTTATGCTGATACCCCCGTCCCTTTGATGCTTAATATATTAGAGGTCAATACACAGATTCGGTGTTATTTCCATTACGATCCCCAGTTGTTCGATACTGAGTTAATCCATCAACTCATGAAAAATTTCTTCGTTTTGCTGACTTCAATGGCTGATAACGAACAACAAAAAATTGACCATTTGCCACTGATGGATGAGCAAGAACTTCAACAAATTCTCTGCAATTTCAATACAACAAATAAAGCCTTTCCTCAACAAACTTTGATTCACCAACTAGTGGAACAGCAAGTCACCCGCACGCCAAACGCAATAGCCCTGATTTATGATAACCATAAATTAAGTTATGCTGAATTAAACCGACAAGCCAATCAATTAGCCCATGCTTTGGTGGAATTTGGTGTTTGCCCAGATGACCGCATCGCCATTTGTATGGAACGCAGCCTGGATATGGTGGTTGGTTTGTTAGGAATACTCAAAGCAGGTGCCGCCTATGTGCCTCTCGATCCTGAATATCCCATAGATCGTCTGAATCATATACTATCAGATAGTCATCCAATACTCGTATTGACTCATCAAGATCTGAAAAGACATTTACCAGAAACAAGTATCCCTGTATGGCGATGGGGAAGCGAAGAACTTCAAACAAAAATGACTGTTCAGGAGGAAAATAATTTATCAGTCACCGACTTAGGACTGACATCCCGCCATTTGGCTTATGTACTCTATACTTCAGGTTCAACCGGTCTTCCCAAAGGGGTTATGAATGAGCATCGTGGCGTTGTAAATCGTCTGCTATGGGCTAAAGATGAATACCAGTTGAATCAACATGATCGTGTATTGCAAAAAACTCCGTTTAGTTTCGATGTTTCAGTATGGGAATTTTTCCTACCTCTGCTTTCTGGCGCGCAATTAGTCATAGCACGCCCTAATGGCCATAAAGACCCCGTCTATTTGCTGGAAGAAATTGAACTCCGTGGTATTACAACTATTCACTTTGTTCCTTCCATGCTGCACAGTTTCATTCATCATACTCCAGCAAAGCGCTGCCCTTCTTTGCGTCAAATTTTATGCAGCGGAGAAGCACTGTCATACTCTCTGCAACAGAAATGTTTTTCCCACTTACCCCACAGTGAACTGCATAATTTATATGGCCCAACTGAAGCCGCTATCGACGTCACATCCTGGCGTTGTAGATCAGAAAAACATTCCGCTTTAGTGCCAATTGGTTACCCTATTGCCAATACGAAAATCTATATTCTTGACAAATATGAGCAACCCGTACCCATCGGCATTACGGGAGAAATCTATATCGGTGGTATTGGTGTTGCCCGTGGCTATTTAAATCGTCCAGAGTTGACAACAGAACGTTTTATTCCCGATCCATTTAGCAACAACAAAGATGCAAGAATGTATAAGACAGGGGATTTAGGACGTTGGTTGCCTGATGGAAGTATCGATTATCTGGGCCGTAATGATTTTCAGGTCAAGATACGAGGAAACCGGATTGAATTAGGCGAAATTGAAACCTGCCTGACACAATGTGCCGGTGTTCAACATGCCATTGTCATCGTGCATGAATACGACGCTACAGATAAACGATTAGTTGCTTACCTTATACCTGAATCAGATATCACCTTAAGCATTCCCAAGCTGCGGGAACAACTGAGTATAAATCTACCTGATTATATGATCCCCAGTGCATTTGTCATGCTGGATGCTTTTCCGTTGACCCTGAATGGTAAGTTGGATCGCCAAGCGCTGCCAGTCCCCAATCATTCAGCAGTAATCACACAAGAATATGTCGCGCCACAAGGTGAAATTGAAGAACAATTAGCCAATATTTGGCAAATGTTGCTGAAAATTAAACGCATAGGACGCCATGACAATTTCTTCGAACTTGGCGGGAATTCACTATTAGTACTACAGCAACAGTCAAGAATATGGGAAATATTTGGTGTAGAGCTTTCTGTTCAGCAACTGTTTTCACATACCACCCTCAGCCAACTTAAAGAGTGTATTGTCGATGCTCAATTACTGCAATTTGACGCTGAATTACTAAAAAGTATTTACAAATCCATGAATTAA
- a CDS encoding condensation domain-containing protein produces the protein MNHPENMKLFALSEAQNSRWFQYQINPTQRGKNNSAFCARVKGLTVERLETAINYLIKRHPMLRSSFGLYDGKLGYRIAEHVEIQIQRHNAKYLDENTLQQRIRSDCWHTFDLEYPLRVYASWYQYHPQESIMVLTFDHLAVDGWSYWLLLEELGSILASQALEPISEHSFQKLCYMAAAMAEQ, from the coding sequence GTGAACCACCCTGAAAATATGAAACTATTTGCCTTATCTGAAGCTCAGAATAGTCGTTGGTTTCAATATCAAATTAATCCAACCCAACGGGGAAAGAATAATAGTGCATTTTGTGCTCGGGTTAAGGGTTTAACTGTTGAACGTTTAGAAACTGCAATCAATTATCTGATAAAACGACATCCTATGTTACGGTCCAGCTTTGGACTATACGATGGCAAGTTGGGATACCGGATTGCAGAGCATGTTGAAATACAGATCCAACGACATAATGCTAAATATCTCGACGAAAATACTCTTCAACAGCGAATACGCAGTGATTGCTGGCATACTTTCGATTTGGAGTATCCATTGCGGGTTTATGCCAGTTGGTATCAATACCATCCCCAGGAAAGCATCATGGTACTAACTTTTGACCATCTGGCAGTTGATGGCTGGTCTTATTGGTTATTATTGGAGGAATTAGGCAGTATATTAGCCTCACAAGCCTTAGAGCCAATATCAGAGCATAGTTTTCAAAAACTATGTTACATGGCAGCAGCAATGGCTGAACAGTAA
- a CDS encoding aspartate aminotransferase family protein, with protein MERSIIRTEIPGPKSKIALQKQAQWESDAISYPKRLPIALDRACGSYVQDVDGNVFIDFLLGAGSLPLGHSHPELVDEVCKQAKKLSLGLDFPTPIKETFTEAHFSMLPEKLRDFYKLHFCGPTGADAVEAAIKLAKVSTGHQEIISFRGGYHGCTTGALAVTGNRQMKKDFLGLMPGVHFFPFGSESHSQTSWVMNSQQLDAGLFLESALRDANSGLGNIAAIILELVQGEGGLYVAEKSFVSKIYQLSREFNIPLIIDEIQTGCGRTGTWYAFEQYDIEPDIFVTSKGTSGIGLPSSLMFYKKTYKNWLSGNHIGTFRGNQLAFSAGVKAIQIIKQENILDNVKKMSSIIIEKLNALKIKFPFLGEIRGKGLMLGVEILDPELKEADEKGAKEMQKLALQRGLITELGGRNDTVLRLLPPLNIDIKTINEAFQILEAVFICYNNMIHKEE; from the coding sequence ATGGAAAGGTCAATAATTAGAACTGAAATTCCTGGACCAAAATCAAAAATTGCTTTACAAAAACAAGCTCAATGGGAGTCTGATGCAATATCTTATCCGAAAAGATTACCAATAGCTTTAGACAGAGCGTGTGGTTCTTACGTGCAAGATGTTGATGGTAATGTATTTATCGATTTTTTATTGGGAGCAGGGTCATTACCGTTGGGGCATTCGCACCCGGAATTAGTTGATGAGGTATGTAAACAGGCAAAAAAACTAAGTCTTGGTTTAGACTTTCCTACACCAATAAAAGAAACATTTACTGAAGCTCATTTTAGTATGTTACCTGAAAAATTGCGGGATTTTTACAAACTGCATTTTTGTGGGCCTACAGGAGCTGATGCAGTAGAAGCTGCAATTAAGTTAGCTAAAGTGTCAACAGGTCATCAGGAAATTATCAGTTTTAGAGGCGGATATCATGGATGTACTACAGGAGCTTTAGCAGTCACTGGCAATCGCCAAATGAAGAAAGATTTTTTGGGCTTGATGCCGGGAGTGCATTTTTTCCCGTTTGGCTCAGAATCACATTCTCAAACCAGTTGGGTGATGAATTCACAGCAACTTGATGCCGGCTTGTTTCTGGAATCTGCATTAAGGGATGCAAACTCAGGTCTTGGAAATATTGCTGCGATTATCCTTGAATTGGTACAAGGAGAAGGTGGTCTTTATGTTGCCGAAAAATCTTTTGTATCTAAAATTTATCAGTTATCGAGAGAATTCAATATTCCTTTAATTATTGATGAAATTCAAACAGGTTGTGGTAGAACCGGAACTTGGTATGCATTCGAACAGTATGATATAGAGCCTGATATTTTTGTCACATCAAAAGGAACCAGTGGAATAGGGCTTCCTTCATCATTAATGTTTTATAAAAAAACATATAAAAATTGGTTGTCAGGAAATCACATAGGTACATTTAGAGGAAATCAGCTTGCTTTTAGTGCGGGAGTAAAGGCTATTCAAATAATTAAGCAAGAGAACATTCTGGATAATGTAAAAAAGATGTCTTCAATAATCATTGAAAAATTGAATGCATTGAAAATTAAATTTCCATTCCTTGGTGAAATTCGTGGGAAAGGTCTTATGCTAGGGGTGGAAATATTAGATCCTGAACTCAAAGAAGCTGATGAAAAAGGTGCTAAGGAAATGCAGAAACTGGCATTGCAACGTGGACTTATTACCGAGCTTGGTGGCCGTAATGATACTGTGCTTCGGTTATTACCTCCATTAAATATTGATATAAAAACCATAAACGAAGCATTTCAAATCCTTGAAGCAGTCTTTATCTGTTACAATAATATGATTCACAAAGAAGAATAA
- a CDS encoding aminoglycoside adenylyltransferase family protein has product MTIPSEADKALLIIQKQLAESLVAVYLHGSAVVGGLRPRSDVDLLVVIDRPMTSEVRGCLAADLMMISGRYPSDPDRRRPVELMVFLRADLTASLYPARSEFIYGEWLRHEYEVGEVPRSVCDPELTLVLAQSQQEAIPLVGPPASSLLPAIPGSDIRRAIKDVLPDLIETLQGDERNVLLTLARMWRTLVTGEFVSKDVAADWAAARLPAIQAAVLADARETYLRGGEEDWRNRQQELQLTVSSLHDCVLMNL; this is encoded by the coding sequence GTGACTATACCTTCCGAAGCAGATAAGGCGTTGTTGATCATTCAGAAGCAATTAGCGGAATCGCTGGTAGCTGTCTATCTTCATGGTTCGGCTGTGGTTGGTGGTCTTCGTCCCCGCAGCGATGTAGATTTGCTCGTAGTCATTGACCGGCCGATGACATCTGAGGTTCGGGGATGTCTTGCTGCTGATTTAATGATGATATCGGGCCGGTATCCTTCTGATCCTGATAGACGTCGTCCTGTTGAACTGATGGTTTTTTTGCGCGCCGATCTTACTGCATCGCTTTATCCCGCCCGGAGCGAATTCATTTACGGTGAGTGGCTGCGTCACGAATATGAGGTAGGAGAAGTTCCCAGGTCTGTTTGTGATCCAGAACTTACCTTGGTATTGGCTCAATCACAACAGGAAGCGATACCTCTGGTCGGCCCGCCCGCAAGCAGTCTTCTGCCTGCTATTCCAGGTTCGGACATTCGTCGAGCTATTAAAGATGTCCTGCCGGATTTAATTGAAACGCTACAGGGAGATGAACGCAATGTTCTGCTAACGCTGGCGCGCATGTGGCGAACATTAGTGACTGGAGAGTTTGTCTCTAAGGATGTTGCTGCTGATTGGGCGGCTGCTCGCCTTCCTGCCATACAGGCCGCAGTTTTAGCCGATGCGCGCGAAACCTATTTGAGAGGAGGTGAAGAAGATTGGCGAAATCGTCAGCAAGAATTGCAGCTCACGGTAAGTTCACTACACGATTGTGTGCTAATGAATCTATGA
- the bla gene encoding class A beta-lactamase, which produces MTSPSQASTTQTNTAQQEQIINQLVALEKSANGHLGVFLINTADNSTIGYRANERFPLCSTSKFMTASALLKKSEKDGKLLNQRINYKQSDVVEYSPITEKHVESGMTLAELSAATLQYSDNTAMNLLLDQLDGPRGLTKFARTIGDNEFRLDRKEPELNLVKPGDERDTSTPQAMAKSLYKLTLGNVLATNQRVQLVEWLKGNTTGDASIRAGVPKDWVVGDKTGLCDYGSTNDIAVIWPTENRAPLVLVTYFTQPGDKNAKARRDVLAEATRILTQTK; this is translated from the coding sequence ATGACTTCGCCTTCCCAGGCATCCACTACTCAGACTAATACGGCTCAACAAGAACAGATCATTAATCAACTTGTCGCTTTAGAAAAAAGTGCTAATGGGCATCTTGGTGTGTTCTTAATCAACACAGCAGATAATTCAACCATTGGTTACCGGGCAAACGAGCGTTTTCCGTTATGCAGTACCAGTAAATTTATGACAGCCTCGGCACTTTTGAAAAAAAGTGAAAAAGATGGAAAATTACTGAACCAGCGGATCAACTACAAACAGTCTGATGTTGTTGAATATAGTCCAATTACCGAAAAACATGTTGAAAGCGGTATGACGTTAGCTGAGCTGAGCGCAGCAACTTTGCAATATAGTGATAATACTGCCATGAACTTGCTACTTGACCAATTAGATGGCCCACGTGGTTTGACAAAATTTGCCCGCACTATCGGTGACAATGAATTCCGCTTAGATCGCAAAGAACCTGAATTGAACTTAGTCAAACCGGGTGATGAACGTGATACATCCACTCCTCAAGCCATGGCGAAAAGTTTATACAAGTTGACTTTAGGTAATGTGTTAGCAACCAATCAACGTGTGCAACTAGTAGAATGGCTGAAAGGAAATACGACTGGTGATGCCAGTATTCGTGCCGGAGTACCAAAAGATTGGGTTGTGGGAGATAAAACTGGTCTCTGTGACTACGGTTCAACCAATGACATTGCCGTGATCTGGCCGACGGAAAACAGAGCGCCATTAGTATTGGTCACTTATTTCACTCAGCCTGGCGATAAAAACGCTAAAGCCCGTCGTGATGTACTGGCAGAAGCAACCCGCATACTGACTCAAACTAAATAA
- a CDS encoding exoribonuclease II, giving the protein MFQNNPLLAQLKQQLHSQTLRVEGLVKGTEKGFGFLEVDGQKSYFIPPPHMKKVMHGDRITAAIHTDKEKEIAEPETLIEPFLTRFVGRIQKKENDNRLWIVPDHPLLKDAIPCRPANTVTHNFENGDWAVAEMKRHPLKGDRGFHAEVTGYITRGDDHFAPWWVTLTRHNLEREAPAMTDCQLDDNSFERIDLTSLDFVTIDSATTQDMDDALHIAQNNDGSLKLSIAIADPTAYIKADSELDKIAYQRSFTNYLPGFNIPMLPRELSDDLCSLRPNARRPALVCQVSILEDGQLGDDIQFFTAWVESKFKLVYDEVSDWLEGQEGWKPGSDAVAEQITLLKKMCERRNNWRQQHALMFKERPDYRFILDEGGNVTDIVIEQRRSANRIVEEAMIAANLCAAKILRNKLGFGIYNVHTGFEPAQIEQVVEVLKEHNIETCHAALLGLEGFCELRRELDKQPTQFLDSRIRRFQTFAEIKTEPGPHFGLGFDAYATWTSPIRKYSDIINHRLLKAIIQQTEAEKPAEEICLQLSERRRANRMAERDVGDWLYARFLAPHAGTDQTFAAEIIDITRGGLRVRLVDNGAVAFVPGPFLHAVRDELQCSQETGSILIKGETVHRLNDIINVRIEEVRMETRNIVARPVS; this is encoded by the coding sequence ATGTTTCAAAACAATCCGCTGCTTGCTCAGCTAAAACAGCAACTTCACTCTCAAACCTTGCGTGTAGAAGGTTTAGTCAAAGGAACTGAAAAAGGCTTCGGCTTTCTGGAAGTCGATGGTCAAAAAAGTTACTTTATTCCACCACCTCATATGAAAAAAGTGATGCACGGTGACCGCATCACAGCCGCTATTCACACCGACAAAGAAAAAGAGATCGCTGAACCAGAAACGCTGATTGAACCATTCCTGACCCGTTTTGTAGGAAGGATCCAGAAAAAAGAAAACGATAACCGTCTATGGATTGTTCCTGATCACCCATTGTTAAAAGACGCTATTCCTTGCCGACCAGCCAATACAGTTACCCATAATTTCGAAAATGGGGATTGGGCTGTCGCTGAAATGAAGCGTCACCCATTGAAAGGTGATCGTGGATTTCATGCAGAGGTAACAGGCTATATCACCCGTGGTGATGACCACTTCGCTCCCTGGTGGGTTACTCTGACACGTCACAATCTGGAACGTGAAGCACCAGCTATGACGGATTGCCAATTGGATGATAATTCTTTTGAACGTATTGATCTAACCTCTCTTGATTTTGTGACCATTGACAGTGCAACAACTCAAGATATGGACGATGCACTACACATCGCCCAGAATAATGACGGAAGTTTGAAACTTTCCATCGCCATCGCTGATCCAACTGCTTATATCAAAGCTGACAGTGAACTGGATAAGATCGCTTACCAGCGTAGTTTCACTAACTATCTGCCGGGTTTCAATATTCCTATGCTGCCCCGCGAACTTTCTGATGATTTGTGTTCGCTGCGTCCAAATGCCCGCCGCCCTGCTCTGGTTTGTCAGGTTTCCATTCTGGAAGATGGACAACTGGGTGATGATATTCAATTTTTCACAGCCTGGGTCGAATCGAAGTTCAAATTAGTTTATGACGAAGTTTCTGACTGGCTGGAAGGTCAGGAAGGTTGGAAACCGGGCTCTGACGCTGTTGCTGAGCAAATCACACTGTTGAAAAAGATGTGCGAGCGCCGTAACAACTGGCGTCAACAGCACGCCCTTATGTTCAAGGAAAGACCAGATTACCGGTTTATTCTTGATGAAGGGGGGAATGTGACTGATATCGTTATCGAGCAGCGCCGTTCTGCAAATCGTATTGTTGAAGAAGCAATGATCGCGGCTAACTTGTGTGCGGCAAAAATCCTGCGCAATAAATTAGGTTTCGGTATTTATAACGTTCATACTGGATTTGAACCAGCACAAATTGAGCAAGTTGTTGAAGTACTCAAGGAACACAATATTGAAACCTGCCATGCAGCTCTGTTGGGATTAGAAGGTTTTTGCGAACTGCGTCGTGAACTGGATAAACAGCCGACGCAGTTCCTTGACAGCCGTATCCGCCGTTTCCAGACTTTTGCAGAAATTAAAACGGAACCCGGCCCACATTTTGGACTCGGTTTTGATGCTTACGCAACCTGGACATCTCCTATCCGTAAGTACAGCGATATTATCAACCATCGTTTGCTGAAAGCGATTATTCAACAAACAGAAGCAGAAAAGCCAGCCGAAGAAATTTGCCTGCAATTATCCGAGCGCCGACGGGCAAACCGTATGGCTGAACGTGATGTAGGCGATTGGCTCTATGCCCGTTTTCTTGCCCCTCACGCTGGTACGGATCAAACTTTTGCTGCTGAAATTATTGATATCACTCGTGGTGGCCTGCGCGTTCGCCTGGTTGACAATGGCGCAGTTGCTTTTGTCCCCGGCCCATTCCTGCATGCTGTTCGTGATGAGCTTCAATGCAGTCAGGAAACAGGTTCCATATTAATTAAAGGCGAAACAGTTCATCGCCTGAATGACATTATCAATGTGCGTATTGAAGAAGTCAGAATGGAAACCCGTAATATTGTGGCACGCCCTGTTAGTTAA